The Thalassomonas actiniarum genome contains the following window.
TCAGGGTTTTGTCAACGGTGGTGCTAATATTCACTACCTTGAAAAGAAACTGGCCGAGTCAGAATCCTGATAAGCGCATAAACGACGCACAGAAAAGCCCTGATATTTTCAGGGCTTTTTTATTTCACTACTCTGCTGCCGTCGAAAACATAATCATTTAATTTGCATTTTTTCACTTTCCCTGAGGCAAATCGGCTAACTCTCGCCTATCCTCTTTAGGTGATTCAATCATTTTAAATAGGGAAGTTTTTAATTATTCACATGAATACGAAGGAGTTGTATCAAAAAAATACGGACATTCCTCAATCACACGAAATGGATTTCAACTACAGGGTGCTTTTGCTTACACGTATCATGTGTATCGCAATCACCTTCAGTATTTTATTTGCCCTGATGTCTTCCCTGGGCATAAGTCAAATCGGCGAGCAGGCCACCAATATAGACTACGGCTATGCCCTGCTGCTGCTTGCCCTGCTCATCATCTTAAAAAAGAATCATAACCATTTTTCCCTGGTGCTGACGACCTTTTTACTGATCAGTTTTCTGGTGTGTCTGTCGGCACTGGTTACGGTTTTATTCGATGAGTTTCGGGCCATCTGGTTTTATTTATTGATCCTGGTCGCCTTTATGCTTGGCGGACAAAAATCCGGGATCTTTTTTACCTTATTGTCCCTGCTGGCCATTATCGCGACCCATGTCTTCCTGGCACCTTTTGGCACCGCGACTTTAGCCAGCATAGTTGTCGGCCTGGTGGTTATGTCCCTGGTATTGGCAGCTTTTAGCAACCAGTTAAGCCGTTACCTGCAGCATATTGAAAAACAAAATGCTGAATTAAATTATTTGGCCAATAAAGATCCCCTGACCGAAGTGCTGCACTCGAAAAACTACTGCCAGTTAACCAAAAAATATATTGAACGGGCACAAGAGCTTAATGAAAACCTCTCTATCTTATATGCCGGCCTGGACAACCTCGAACGCCTCAAGGAGAAATACGGCAGCCAAATCCGTCACCTGGCGCTGCAACATGTCATTACCATCATCAAAGAACACCTCCACCACCAGGAGTTGCTGACCCAGGTGGGAGAAGAGAAAATCTGCATCATTTTGCCCGAGCGGGACGCCATCGCCGCCCAGTCTTTAGCCATCAATATCAGAAATGCGGTCCGTGAGCGTTTATTTGACTACGGCAAAAACAAAATCCCCCTGACCCTGAGCATAGGTATTGCCGCCTTAAACGACAGCGACGAAGAAATCCGCTCTATTCAGATAAGGGCAGATAAAGGTTTGATAAAAGCCAAGTTTTGCGGTGGTGACGAGGTAAAAATCTGCCATTTTTTTGAAGAGTTATCCACGGAAAAACTCTAGCCGCTTTTGCAGAACTTTGTCTATAGTAGGAAAAAGCGCCGTCCTTAGGTATACTGGCGGCCAGTTAGTATCAATCCGCTCAAAACTAAAAGTAAGTTTATGTCTTCATTACTTGAAAAACCTATCCCGCCGGCAGACGACGATTGTTGTGGCGGCGGAGCCTGCAACCCCTGTGTCTGGGATCACTATTATGCCGAATTACAGCAATGGCGCATTGCTCAGGCCAAAGCCAATGAAGCTGCAGCCAATGAACAGGCAAAAGCGGATAGCCAGTAGCATTTTTGCACTATAATCCTTCCCTGTTGGCAAAGCATACACGCTATCG
Protein-coding sequences here:
- a CDS encoding GGDEF domain-containing protein; protein product: MLTRIMCIAITFSILFALMSSLGISQIGEQATNIDYGYALLLLALLIILKKNHNHFSLVLTTFLLISFLVCLSALVTVLFDEFRAIWFYLLILVAFMLGGQKSGIFFTLLSLLAIIATHVFLAPFGTATLASIVVGLVVMSLVLAAFSNQLSRYLQHIEKQNAELNYLANKDPLTEVLHSKNYCQLTKKYIERAQELNENLSILYAGLDNLERLKEKYGSQIRHLALQHVITIIKEHLHHQELLTQVGEEKICIILPERDAIAAQSLAINIRNAVRERLFDYGKNKIPLTLSIGIAALNDSDEEIRSIQIRADKGLIKAKFCGGDEVKICHFFEELSTEKL
- a CDS encoding oxidoreductase-like domain-containing protein, translating into MSSLLEKPIPPADDDCCGGGACNPCVWDHYYAELQQWRIAQAKANEAAANEQAKADSQ